In Arcobacter ellisii, a genomic segment contains:
- the rpoC gene encoding DNA-directed RNA polymerase subunit beta' has translation MSNNEKMLSPIEIKELERPQDFAAFQLRLASPEKILSWSCGEVKKPETINYRTLKPERDGLFCAKIFGPVKDYECLCGKYKKMRYKGVVCEKCGVEVTSSKVRRHRMGHIDLVSPVAHIWMVSSLPTRIGTLLGVKLKDLERVLYYEAYIVSEAGEAYYDNEKTKKVEKYDILNEEQYRTISDLFEHTGFEASMGGQIVRDLLENLDLFNLLTVLKEEMESTKSEAKRKTIIKRLKVVENFLNSGNRPEWMMLTQLPVLPPDLRPLVSLDGGKFAVSDVNDLYRRVINRNNRLKRLTELDAPEIIIRNEKRMLQEAVDALFDNGKTANAVKGANKRPLKSLSEIIKGKQGRFRQNLLGKRVDFSGRSVIVVGPTLNMDQCGIPKKMALELFKPHLMAKLEEKGYATTLKAAKRLIESEANEVWECLNEIVDEYPILLNRAPTLHKLSIQAFHPVLIDGKAIRLHPLVCAAFNADFDGDQMAVHVPLSQEAVAEAKILMMSSMNILLPASGRAIAVPSQDMILGIYYLSLEKDGVQGEHKLFTDVNEVKIALDMGKIDLHAKIRTKLNDKVIHTTVGRLIIHEILPDFVPTNLWNKILKKKDIGSLVDYIYKHGGYEVTPRFLDNLKNLGFKYATTAGISISIDDIRVPETKVGHIGKSKKEVIEVQKQFSQGLLTEQERYNKIIDIWTEVNNKLGSEMMELVKTDKNGFNSIYMMADSGARGSAAQIRQLSGMRGLMAKPDGSIIETPIISNFREGLNVLEYFISTHGARKGLADTALKTANAGYLTRKLIDVSQNVRITIEDCGTHEGIEITDITSGNELIESLEERITGRVIAEDIIDPISNEILFAEGTLITEEDAKVVTEAEVKSVVIRTPLTCKVENGLCSKCYGLNLGEQRKAKPGEAVGVVAAQSIGEPGTQLTLRTFHVGGTASATQTERELKADKEGFIRYYNIKKYVKSDGKIIVANRRNAGLLLVEPKINAPFKGKVTVETLHEETILTITNGTDTKRYYLRKNDVAKANELAGISGKIEGKLYLPYRDGEEVEKNESIVEMIKDGWNVPNRIPFASELKVEDGAPITSKIISGSKGFVKYYKLTGDYLERRPDIKAGDEINEKGVFAVIVDGDDREALRHYIARGSLIVLNDSTEVEKDSIISQPATSEQVVIAEWDPYANPTIAEKSGIISFEDIIPGVTVSEQFDELTGTSKLVVNEYIPSGYKPTIILATDDKEIIRYSLDPKTSLNVAEGKRVEVADIIGKTPKATQKSKDITGGLPRVSELFEARRPKNIAILASFDGVVSFGKSLRNKQKIVISDTAGNTAEYLVEKSKQILVHEGEFVHAGEALTDGQISPHDILRILGEKALHYFIVSEVQQVYRSQGVNIADKHIEVITSQMLRQVSILDGGDTKFIVGDMISKKKFKIENEKIIKLGGNPAIAEPLLLGITRAAVTSDSIISAASFQETTKVLTEAAISAKMDMLEDLKENVVIGRTIPVGTGLYKNQKIKFSEQA, from the coding sequence ATGAGCAATAATGAAAAAATGTTGTCACCAATTGAAATTAAAGAATTAGAAAGACCGCAAGATTTTGCGGCTTTCCAATTAAGATTAGCAAGTCCTGAAAAAATTTTATCTTGGTCTTGTGGTGAAGTTAAAAAACCAGAAACTATTAATTATAGAACATTAAAACCTGAAAGAGATGGTTTATTTTGTGCTAAAATTTTTGGACCAGTAAAAGATTATGAATGTCTTTGTGGTAAATACAAAAAAATGAGATACAAAGGTGTTGTTTGTGAAAAATGTGGAGTTGAAGTAACTTCATCAAAGGTACGAAGACACAGAATGGGACATATTGATTTAGTATCTCCTGTTGCTCATATTTGGATGGTTTCATCACTACCTACAAGAATTGGTACATTATTAGGTGTTAAACTTAAAGATTTAGAAAGAGTATTATATTATGAAGCATATATCGTAAGTGAAGCTGGAGAAGCTTATTATGATAATGAAAAAACTAAAAAAGTTGAAAAATATGATATTTTAAATGAAGAACAATATAGAACTATTTCTGATTTATTTGAACACACTGGTTTTGAAGCTAGTATGGGTGGACAAATTGTAAGAGATTTATTAGAAAATCTTGATTTATTTAACTTATTAACAGTTTTAAAAGAAGAGATGGAATCTACTAAATCTGAAGCAAAAAGAAAAACAATTATTAAAAGATTAAAAGTTGTTGAAAACTTCTTAAATTCAGGAAATAGACCTGAGTGGATGATGCTTACACAACTTCCAGTTCTTCCACCAGATTTAAGACCACTTGTTTCACTTGATGGTGGAAAATTTGCAGTTTCAGACGTTAATGACTTATATAGAAGAGTAATTAATAGAAATAACAGATTAAAAAGATTAACAGAACTTGATGCTCCTGAAATCATTATTAGAAATGAAAAAAGAATGCTTCAAGAGGCAGTTGATGCTTTATTTGATAATGGAAAAACTGCAAATGCAGTAAAAGGTGCAAATAAAAGACCTTTAAAATCTTTATCTGAAATCATCAAAGGTAAACAAGGACGATTCAGACAAAACTTACTTGGTAAAAGGGTTGACTTCTCAGGAAGATCTGTTATCGTTGTTGGACCTACATTAAATATGGACCAATGTGGTATTCCTAAAAAAATGGCTTTAGAGTTATTTAAACCACATTTAATGGCTAAATTAGAAGAAAAAGGTTATGCAACAACTTTAAAAGCTGCAAAAAGATTAATTGAATCAGAAGCAAATGAAGTTTGGGAATGTTTAAATGAAATCGTTGATGAGTATCCAATTTTATTAAATAGAGCTCCAACTCTTCATAAACTTTCAATTCAAGCATTCCACCCAGTTTTAATTGATGGAAAAGCTATTAGATTACACCCATTAGTTTGTGCTGCCTTCAATGCGGACTTCGATGGGGATCAAATGGCAGTTCACGTGCCTTTATCACAAGAAGCAGTTGCAGAAGCAAAAATTTTAATGATGTCTTCTATGAACATTCTTTTACCAGCATCTGGAAGAGCAATTGCTGTTCCTTCTCAAGATATGATTTTAGGTATCTATTATCTATCATTAGAAAAAGATGGTGTGCAAGGTGAACATAAATTATTCACTGATGTAAATGAAGTTAAAATTGCATTAGATATGGGTAAAATTGATTTACATGCAAAAATTAGAACAAAATTAAATGACAAAGTTATTCATACAACAGTTGGAAGATTAATTATTCATGAAATTTTACCTGATTTTGTACCAACAAATTTATGGAATAAAATTTTAAAGAAAAAAGATATTGGTTCTTTAGTTGATTATATTTATAAACATGGTGGTTATGAAGTAACTCCAAGATTTTTAGATAACTTAAAAAATCTAGGTTTTAAATATGCAACAACAGCTGGTATTTCAATTTCTATTGATGATATTAGAGTTCCTGAAACAAAAGTTGGACATATTGGTAAATCTAAAAAAGAGGTTATTGAAGTTCAAAAACAATTCTCTCAAGGTTTATTAACTGAGCAAGAGAGATATAATAAAATTATCGATATCTGGACAGAAGTTAATAATAAACTTGGTTCTGAGATGATGGAATTAGTAAAAACTGATAAAAATGGATTCAACTCTATTTATATGATGGCGGACTCAGGAGCAAGGGGATCTGCTGCGCAAATTAGACAGTTATCAGGTATGAGAGGACTTATGGCTAAGCCAGATGGTTCTATTATTGAAACTCCAATTATTTCAAACTTTAGAGAAGGTCTAAACGTTCTTGAGTACTTTATTTCTACTCACGGAGCTAGAAAAGGTCTTGCGGATACAGCGTTAAAAACAGCAAATGCTGGATATTTAACAAGAAAACTGATTGACGTTTCTCAAAATGTAAGAATTACAATTGAAGATTGTGGAACTCACGAAGGTATCGAAATTACAGATATTACATCAGGAAATGAATTAATTGAGTCTTTAGAAGAAAGAATTACAGGAAGAGTAATTGCTGAAGATATTATTGACCCAATTTCAAATGAGATTTTATTTGCTGAGGGTACATTAATAACTGAAGAAGATGCTAAAGTCGTAACTGAAGCAGAAGTTAAATCAGTTGTTATTAGAACTCCTTTAACTTGTAAAGTTGAAAATGGTTTATGTTCAAAATGTTATGGTCTAAACTTAGGTGAGCAAAGAAAAGCTAAACCAGGTGAGGCTGTTGGAGTTGTTGCTGCTCAATCAATTGGGGAGCCTGGAACTCAGCTGACACTTAGAACATTCCACGTTGGGGGAACAGCATCTGCTACTCAAACTGAAAGAGAATTAAAAGCTGATAAAGAAGGATTTATTAGATATTACAATATTAAAAAATATGTTAAATCTGATGGAAAAATCATTGTTGCAAATAGAAGAAATGCTGGATTATTATTAGTTGAGCCAAAAATTAATGCACCATTTAAAGGAAAAGTTACTGTTGAAACTTTACATGAAGAGACAATTTTAACAATTACAAATGGAACAGATACAAAAAGATATTATTTAAGAAAAAATGATGTTGCAAAAGCAAACGAGTTAGCTGGTATTTCTGGGAAAATTGAAGGTAAATTATATTTACCATACAGAGATGGTGAAGAAGTAGAGAAAAATGAATCTATCGTTGAAATGATTAAAGATGGATGGAATGTTCCAAATAGGATTCCATTTGCTTCTGAATTAAAAGTTGAAGATGGTGCTCCAATTACTTCAAAAATTATTTCTGGTTCAAAAGGTTTTGTAAAATACTATAAATTAACTGGTGATTATTTAGAAAGAAGACCTGATATTAAAGCAGGTGATGAAATCAATGAAAAAGGTGTATTTGCTGTAATCGTTGATGGTGATGATAGAGAAGCATTAAGACACTATATTGCTAGAGGTTCTTTAATTGTATTAAATGATAGTACAGAAGTTGAAAAAGATTCAATAATCTCTCAACCAGCAACAAGTGAGCAAGTTGTAATTGCAGAATGGGATCCATATGCAAATCCAACTATTGCAGAAAAATCAGGGATTATCTCATTTGAAGATATTATTCCAGGTGTAACTGTTTCTGAACAATTCGATGAATTAACAGGAACTTCTAAATTAGTTGTTAATGAATATATTCCAAGTGGATATAAACCAACAATTATTTTAGCAACAGATGACAAAGAGATTATTAGATACTCTTTAGACCCTAAAACTTCGTTAAACGTTGCAGAAGGTAAAAGAGTAGAAGTTGCAGATATTATTGGTAAAACGCCAAAAGCTACACAAAAATCAAAAGATATTACTGGAGGTCTTCCAAGAGTATCTGAGTTATTTGAAGCTAGACGTCCAAAAAATATTGCGATTCTTGCATCATTTGATGGTGTAGTATCATTTGGTAAATCTTTAAGAAATAAACAAAAAATTGTTATTTCTGATACAGCTGGAAATACAGCTGAGTATTTAGTAGAGAAATCTAAACAAATTTTAGTTCACGAAGGTGAGTTTGTTCATGCTGGTGAGGCTTTAACTGATGGTCAAATTTCTCCACATGATATTTTAAGAATTCTTGGAGAAAAAGCTTTACATTACTTCATCGTATCTGAAGTACAACAAGTTTATAGATCTCAAGGGGTAAATATTGCTGATAAACATATTGAGGTTATTACATCTCAAATGTTAAGACAAGTTTCTATCTTAGATGGTGGAGATACTAAATTTATCGTTGGAGATATGATTTCTAAAAAGAAATTCAAAATCGAAAATGAAAAAATTATAAAATTAGGTGGAAATCCTGCAATTGCTGAACCTTTATTATTAGGTATTACAAGAGCGGCTGTTACATCTGATTCTATTATTTCTGCTGCATCATTCCAAGAAACTACAAAAGTTTTAACAGAAGCTGCAATCAGTGCTAAAATGGATATGTTAGAAGATTTAAAAGAAAACGTTGTAATTGGTAGAACAATTCCAGTTGGAACAGGTTTATATAAAAACCAAAAAATTAAATTTTCTGAACAAGCATAA
- the rpoB gene encoding DNA-directed RNA polymerase subunit beta — translation MLNSLKSGNRLRVDFAKNPQQIEIPNLLQLQQTSYDTFLMIGQEDRSAAGIEKVFKSIFPIHDIQNRITLDYLGSEVGKPKYDVRESMVRGLTYSIPLKINIRLTLWDLDEKTGEKIGVKDMKEQSLFIREIPLMTDRTSFIVNGVERVVVNQLHRSPGVIFKEEESNTADNKLIYTGQIIPDRGSWLYFEYDAKDVLYVRINKRRKVPVTILFRALGYSKEDIIKLFYPIVNIKVKNNKFLTEFNPDDFMGRIEFDVKDDKGNLVIGAGKRLTARKAKALIEGGLKLIEYPLEQLMDRSTANTIYDPESGEVLFDALTNLDEIKLKKLLDLGFDSFDIANDLAPGIDSSIINAFKADAESLKLLKQTEQIDDENDLSAIRIYKVMRPGEPVTKEAAKDFVKKLFFDPERYDLTKVGRMKMNHKLGVNVPEYVTTLTYEDVIKTVQYLVKVKSGHGHIDDRDHLGNRRIRAIGELLANELHAGLIKMQKAIRDKMTTLSGTLEDIMPHDLVNSKMITSTITEFFTSGQLSQFMDQTNPLSEVTHKRRLSALGEGGLVKERAGFEVRDVHPTHYGRICPVETPEGQNIGLINTLSTFSKVNDLGFIEAPYKKVVDGIVTNEISYYTATQEEGLVIAPGSTKVDENGKIIEPLIEVRKDGEILLMERSSVDLIDISSQMVMGVAASLIPFLEHDDANRALMGSNMMRQAVPLLRPNAPVVGTGLEKIVARDAWEAIKAKRAGLVEKADAKNIYVRGEDENGAFIDHYIVNKNVRTNNNTSFGQRIGVKEGEFVQKGQVIADGPSMDKGELAVGVNAMVAFMPWNGYNYEDAIILSERLIEEDAFTSVHIYEKEVECRELKHGNEEITRDLPGVKEESIVHLDNSGIVKIGTYVKPGMILVGKVTPKGEIKPTPEERLLRAIFGEKAGHVINKSLVCPTSMEGTVVDVKVFTKKGYEKDERAIAEIEAEKSELDLKHHDKLLMLDREEILKINDLLLKSTLIKDLELDEVTYKKGETIPVDVLNNVNRFAMKKVVSSYSKEIEKTYNDIKEHFIKQKAQLRDEHEEKLQILEHDDILPSGVIKQVKVYIATKRKIKVGDKMAGRHGNKGIVSNIVPKVDMPYLEDGSTVDVILNPLGVPSRMNIGQILEVHLGLVGKKLGAQIQEIFEAKKADFIAELRTKMSEIASVAKLMNGKAFMDSLSDEELIQYGQDWAKGVRFATQIFDGVKAEEFAKLFELAKIDTDGKCVLFDGKTGDKMKERVNVGYMYMLKLHHLVDEKVHARSTGPYSLVTQQPVGGKALFGGQRFGEMEVWALEAYGATNVLKEMLTTKSDDVEGRTKAYRAIANGENVPNSGVPETFFVLTKELKALALDVEIFGEVENNEQ, via the coding sequence ATGTTAAACTCTTTAAAATCTGGTAATAGACTTAGAGTTGATTTTGCAAAAAATCCACAACAAATTGAAATTCCAAACTTACTACAATTACAACAAACTTCATATGATACTTTCTTAATGATTGGTCAAGAAGATAGATCTGCTGCTGGAATTGAAAAAGTATTTAAATCTATTTTTCCAATACATGACATTCAAAACAGAATAACTCTTGATTACTTAGGTTCAGAAGTAGGTAAACCTAAATATGATGTAAGAGAATCTATGGTTAGAGGATTAACATATTCTATTCCTCTTAAAATCAATATCAGATTAACATTATGGGATTTAGACGAAAAAACTGGTGAAAAAATCGGTGTTAAAGATATGAAAGAACAATCTTTATTTATTAGAGAAATTCCTTTAATGACTGATAGAACATCATTTATTGTTAATGGTGTTGAAAGAGTAGTTGTTAATCAATTACATAGATCACCTGGTGTAATTTTTAAAGAAGAAGAATCTAATACAGCTGATAATAAACTAATCTATACTGGACAAATTATTCCAGATAGAGGTTCTTGGTTATACTTTGAATATGATGCAAAAGATGTATTATATGTAAGAATTAACAAAAGAAGAAAAGTACCTGTAACAATTTTATTTAGAGCATTAGGTTACTCTAAAGAAGATATTATTAAATTATTCTATCCAATAGTTAATATTAAAGTTAAAAATAATAAATTTTTAACTGAATTTAATCCTGACGATTTTATGGGAAGAATTGAATTTGATGTTAAAGATGATAAAGGTAATTTAGTTATTGGAGCTGGAAAAAGATTAACAGCTAGAAAAGCTAAAGCATTAATTGAAGGTGGATTAAAATTAATTGAATACCCATTAGAACAATTAATGGATAGAAGTACAGCAAACACTATTTATGACCCAGAATCTGGAGAAGTATTATTTGATGCGTTAACTAATCTTGATGAAATTAAATTAAAAAAACTTTTAGATTTAGGTTTTGATTCATTTGATATTGCAAATGATTTAGCACCAGGAATTGATAGCTCAATCATCAATGCATTTAAAGCTGATGCAGAGTCTTTAAAACTTTTAAAACAAACTGAGCAAATTGATGATGAAAATGATTTATCTGCAATCAGAATTTATAAAGTTATGAGACCAGGTGAACCTGTTACTAAAGAAGCTGCTAAAGATTTCGTTAAAAAATTATTCTTTGATCCAGAAAGATACGACTTAACAAAAGTTGGAAGAATGAAAATGAATCATAAATTAGGTGTTAATGTACCTGAGTATGTTACTACTTTAACTTATGAAGATGTTATCAAAACAGTTCAATATTTAGTAAAAGTTAAATCTGGACATGGTCATATCGATGATAGAGATCACTTAGGAAATAGAAGAATTAGAGCAATTGGTGAATTATTAGCAAATGAATTACATGCTGGTTTAATCAAAATGCAAAAAGCAATTAGAGATAAAATGACTACTTTATCTGGTACATTAGAAGATATTATGCCACATGATTTAGTTAACTCTAAAATGATTACTTCAACAATTACTGAATTCTTTACATCTGGGCAATTATCTCAATTTATGGATCAAACTAATCCATTATCTGAAGTTACTCACAAAAGAAGACTTTCTGCACTTGGAGAAGGTGGACTTGTAAAAGAGAGAGCTGGATTTGAGGTAAGGGACGTTCACCCAACTCACTATGGAAGAATTTGTCCAGTTGAAACTCCAGAGGGACAAAATATTGGACTTATCAATACTTTATCAACTTTCTCAAAAGTTAATGATTTAGGATTTATCGAAGCTCCATATAAAAAAGTTGTTGATGGTATAGTTACAAATGAAATTTCATACTATACAGCTACTCAAGAAGAAGGACTTGTAATTGCTCCTGGTTCAACAAAAGTTGATGAAAATGGAAAAATTATTGAACCTCTAATTGAAGTTAGAAAAGATGGTGAAATCTTACTAATGGAAAGAAGTAGTGTTGATTTAATTGACATCTCTTCTCAAATGGTTATGGGGGTTGCAGCTTCTTTAATTCCTTTCTTAGAACACGATGATGCCAACAGAGCACTTATGGGATCGAACATGATGAGACAAGCTGTTCCATTATTAAGACCAAATGCTCCAGTTGTTGGAACTGGTTTAGAAAAAATTGTTGCACGTGATGCTTGGGAAGCAATTAAAGCAAAAAGAGCTGGACTTGTAGAAAAAGCTGATGCAAAAAATATTTACGTAAGAGGTGAAGATGAAAACGGTGCTTTCATCGACCACTATATTGTAAATAAAAATGTAAGAACAAATAATAATACTTCATTTGGACAAAGAATTGGTGTTAAAGAGGGTGAATTTGTTCAAAAAGGTCAAGTAATTGCTGATGGTCCATCAATGGATAAAGGTGAATTAGCTGTTGGAGTTAATGCAATGGTTGCCTTCATGCCATGGAATGGATATAACTACGAGGATGCTATTATCCTAAGTGAAAGATTAATTGAAGAAGATGCATTTACATCAGTTCATATTTATGAAAAAGAAGTAGAGTGTAGAGAATTAAAACATGGTAATGAAGAGATAACTAGAGATTTACCAGGTGTTAAAGAAGAATCAATTGTTCATTTAGATAATTCAGGTATTGTAAAAATCGGTACTTATGTAAAACCAGGAATGATTTTAGTTGGAAAAGTTACACCAAAAGGTGAAATTAAACCAACTCCTGAAGAAAGATTATTAAGAGCAATCTTTGGTGAAAAAGCTGGTCACGTTATTAACAAATCTTTAGTATGTCCTACATCAATGGAAGGAACAGTTGTTGATGTTAAAGTATTTACTAAAAAAGGTTATGAAAAAGACGAAAGAGCAATAGCGGAAATTGAAGCTGAAAAATCTGAACTTGATTTAAAACACCATGATAAACTATTAATGCTTGATAGAGAAGAGATTTTAAAAATTAATGATTTATTATTAAAATCAACATTAATAAAAGACCTTGAATTAGACGAAGTTACATATAAAAAAGGTGAAACTATCCCTGTTGATGTGTTAAATAATGTTAATAGATTTGCAATGAAAAAAGTTGTTTCTTCTTATTCAAAAGAGATTGAAAAAACTTATAATGATATAAAAGAGCATTTCATTAAACAAAAAGCACAATTAAGAGATGAGCATGAAGAAAAACTTCAAATTTTAGAACATGATGATATTTTACCAAGTGGTGTTATTAAACAAGTTAAAGTTTATATTGCTACTAAGAGAAAAATCAAAGTTGGGGATAAAATGGCGGGAAGACACGGAAACAAAGGTATCGTTTCTAATATCGTTCCAAAAGTTGATATGCCTTACTTAGAAGATGGTTCTACAGTTGACGTTATTCTTAACCCACTAGGGGTTCCATCTAGGATGAATATTGGACAAATTCTTGAAGTTCACTTAGGATTAGTAGGTAAAAAATTAGGAGCTCAAATTCAAGAGATTTTTGAAGCTAAAAAAGCTGATTTTATTGCTGAATTAAGAACTAAAATGAGTGAAATAGCATCAGTTGCAAAATTAATGAATGGTAAAGCATTTATGGATTCTTTAAGTGATGAAGAATTAATCCAATATGGTCAAGATTGGGCAAAAGGTGTAAGATTTGCTACACAAATTTTTGATGGTGTAAAAGCTGAAGAATTTGCAAAATTATTTGAATTAGCAAAAATTGATACTGATGGAAAATGTGTTCTATTTGATGGTAAAACTGGTGATAAAATGAAGGAAAGAGTAAACGTAGGTTATATGTATATGCTTAAACTTCACCACTTAGTTGATGAAAAAGTTCACGCAAGAAGTACAGGACCTTACTCTTTAGTTACACAACAACCAGTTGGAGGAAAAGCTCTATTTGGTGGACAAAGATTCGGAGAGATGGAGGTTTGGGCACTTGAAGCTTATGGTGCAACAAATGTTCTAAAAGAGATGTTAACAACGAAATCTGATGACGTTGAAGGAAGAACAAAAGCTTATAGAGCGATAGCAAACGGTGAAAATGTTCCAAATTCAGGAGTACCTGAAACATTCTTCGTATTAACAAAAGAGTTAAAAGCTCTAGCTTTAGATGTAGAGATTTTTGGAGAGGTAGAAAACAATGAGCAATAA
- the rplL gene encoding 50S ribosomal protein L7/L12, with the protein MAISKEDVLEFISGLSVLELSELVKEFEEKFGVSAQPVAVAGGAVAAVEAAEEKTEFDVVILDSGDKKINVIKEIRALTGLGLKEAKDAAEQTPSTIKEGISKADAEAAKAALEAAGAKVEIK; encoded by the coding sequence ATGGCAATTTCTAAAGAAGACGTTTTAGAATTTATCTCTGGTTTATCTGTATTAGAATTATCAGAATTAGTTAAAGAATTTGAAGAAAAATTTGGTGTATCTGCTCAACCTGTAGCAGTTGCTGGTGGTGCTGTTGCTGCTGTTGAAGCTGCAGAAGAAAAAACTGAATTTGATGTTGTTATCTTAGATTCAGGTGACAAAAAAATCAATGTTATTAAAGAAATCAGAGCACTAACTGGTTTAGGATTAAAAGAAGCTAAAGATGCAGCTGAGCAAACTCCTTCTACAATTAAAGAAGGAATCTCTAAAGCTGACGCTGAAGCAGCTAAAGCAGCTTTAGAAGCAGCTGGTGCTAAAGTAGAAATTAAATAA
- the rplJ gene encoding 50S ribosomal protein L10, which produces MTRQEKSEIINFLTEEFKSSLAVVVCDYKGLTHKELESLRKEARANGTKVQVAKNTLVTVAVKNAELGDVELSGTNIFLWSEDQISACKVADKFASANKEKFAIKSGIIEGKIADFATVNAFAKLPSREELLGMLASVWMGPVRNFTIGLDALRRKKEEEAA; this is translated from the coding sequence ATGACTAGACAAGAAAAATCAGAAATTATTAATTTTTTAACAGAAGAGTTCAAATCTTCTTTAGCAGTTGTTGTTTGTGATTACAAAGGACTTACTCATAAAGAGTTAGAATCTTTAAGAAAAGAAGCTAGAGCTAATGGAACAAAAGTTCAAGTTGCTAAAAATACTTTAGTTACTGTTGCTGTTAAAAATGCAGAACTTGGTGATGTTGAATTAAGTGGTACAAATATTTTCTTATGGTCTGAAGATCAAATCTCAGCTTGTAAAGTAGCTGATAAATTTGCATCTGCTAACAAAGAAAAATTTGCTATTAAATCAGGTATCATTGAAGGTAAAATTGCTGACTTTGCTACTGTTAATGCGTTTGCTAAATTACCATCAAGAGAAGAACTTCTTGGTATGCTTGCATCTGTATGGATGGGGCCTGTTAGAAACTTTACTATTGGTCTTGATGCACTTAGAAGAAAAAAAGAAGAAGAGGCAGCTTAA
- the rplA gene encoding 50S ribosomal protein L1, whose amino-acid sequence MAKISKRYKALAEKIENRKYSLTEACAAVKELKSAKFDESVEIALNLNVDPRHADQMIRGAVVLPNGTGKTVRVAVFAKGLKLDEAKAAGADVVGNDDLAEAIQAGNINFDVLIATPDCMGIVGKVGRILGPKGLMPNPKTGTVTMDVTKAVNDAKGGQVTYRVDKKGNMQAGIGKVSFSAEAIRENAAAFIAAINKAKPSTAKGRYITNAAISLTMSPSIILDNMEIMEIR is encoded by the coding sequence ATGGCAAAAATTTCAAAAAGATATAAGGCATTAGCTGAAAAAATTGAGAATAGAAAATATTCTTTAACTGAAGCTTGTGCAGCAGTAAAAGAATTAAAATCAGCAAAATTTGACGAAAGTGTAGAAATCGCACTTAACTTAAATGTTGATCCAAGACATGCTGACCAAATGATTAGAGGTGCAGTTGTTCTTCCAAATGGTACAGGTAAAACTGTAAGAGTTGCAGTATTTGCAAAAGGTTTAAAATTGGATGAAGCAAAAGCTGCTGGTGCAGATGTTGTTGGAAACGATGATTTAGCTGAAGCAATTCAAGCTGGAAATATTAACTTCGACGTATTAATTGCAACTCCTGATTGTATGGGAATTGTAGGAAAAGTTGGAAGAATTTTAGGACCAAAAGGTTTAATGCCAAATCCTAAAACTGGAACTGTAACTATGGATGTTACTAAAGCTGTAAATGATGCTAAAGGTGGTCAAGTTACATATAGAGTTGACAAAAAAGGTAATATGCAAGCAGGAATTGGTAAAGTTTCATTCTCTGCAGAAGCAATTAGAGAAAATGCAGCAGCATTTATCGCAGCTATTAATAAAGCTAAACCTTCAACTGCAAAAGGAAGATATATTACTAATGCAGCTATATCGTTAACAATGAGTCCATCAATCATTTTAGATAACATGGAAATTATGGAAATTAGATAA